The following are from one region of the Acidobacteriota bacterium genome:
- the holA gene encoding DNA polymerase III subunit delta: MRGFAQSDRFLSELESRKLKAAYVLVGDEAFFRKRYRDAILEHLVAPDSRDFSFFEYDLSETSLIEVLDRARTPSLMAPFQVFFVRGVKSLFGRGSNEEKINAITDYCKNPNPDALLVFVADHISIPADARKMEMTDKDRYQKIREDLGPICGIVELARVEEGEAVRWIGEYCAARDVKIDADGARELVDALGGDMMTISNELEKLILYVGEKKRISLGDVETMVLSAKQRSLYELTDAISLKDRVRALEILDALLSSGDGEEAAIGHLYMLAKTFRQMLVILERNVRDQRMLWAALWQGFRVPPFAADDIIRQARRYKSKRELTRGIRLVAKADLALRSNPPGKRLILEKLVLDLAGEVKVESTGGWMQEELPV, from the coding sequence ATGCGCGGCTTCGCCCAGTCCGACCGGTTTCTTTCCGAGCTTGAGTCGCGCAAGCTGAAGGCCGCCTACGTCCTGGTCGGAGACGAAGCATTTTTCCGCAAACGCTACCGGGACGCCATTCTTGAGCACCTGGTCGCGCCTGATTCCCGCGATTTCAGCTTCTTCGAATATGACCTGAGCGAAACGTCACTGATTGAAGTTCTGGACCGGGCGCGTACGCCTTCGCTCATGGCGCCATTCCAGGTGTTCTTTGTGCGGGGCGTGAAGAGTCTGTTTGGACGAGGCTCGAACGAAGAAAAGATCAACGCCATCACCGACTACTGCAAGAATCCCAATCCCGACGCGCTGCTGGTGTTTGTCGCCGACCACATTAGTATCCCGGCGGACGCGCGCAAAATGGAGATGACGGACAAAGACCGCTACCAGAAGATTCGCGAAGATCTGGGACCGATTTGCGGGATCGTCGAACTGGCACGTGTGGAAGAAGGCGAGGCGGTCCGGTGGATCGGCGAGTACTGCGCCGCACGAGACGTGAAGATCGATGCCGACGGCGCCCGCGAACTCGTCGACGCATTGGGCGGCGACATGATGACCATTTCCAATGAGCTTGAAAAGCTGATTCTCTATGTGGGCGAAAAGAAGAGAATTTCGCTGGGCGACGTGGAGACCATGGTCCTCTCTGCCAAGCAACGCTCGCTCTATGAACTGACGGATGCTATTTCGCTCAAAGATCGAGTTCGTGCTCTGGAAATACTGGACGCTCTTCTCTCGAGCGGAGACGGCGAAGAAGCGGCCATAGGCCACCTCTACATGCTGGCCAAGACCTTTCGACAGATGCTGGTCATCCTCGAACGCAACGTTCGCGACCAGCGCATGTTGTGGGCGGCCTTGTGGCAGGGGTTCCGCGTGCCTCCATTTGCGGCCGACGATATCATCCGGCAAGCGCGCCGCTACAAATCAAAACGCGAATTGACGCGGGGCATCCGGTTGGTTGCCAAAGCTGATCTGGCGCTGCGCTCGAATCCTCCCGGAAAGCGGTTGATCCTCGAGAAGTTGGTGCTCGATCTGGCAGGAGAAGTGAAAGTGGAGAGCACCGGCGGATGGATGCAGGAAGAACTGCCGGTCTAA
- a CDS encoding HNH endonuclease — translation MNFQIRNGESLILMSQRPGAPYEDRVEQGGEIIIYEGHDLPRMAAAPDPKTKDQPEFQSNGRPTQNGLFAAAAARFKEGNASARRVRVFEKIRAGIWVYNGLFELVDSWREEAGNRRVFKFKLQIVEELPLSAQLRNPSLDHDRVIPTHVKLEVWKRDKGQCVKCGSSENLHFDHIIPYSLGGSSKVSSNIQILCAQHNLEKHDTIE, via the coding sequence ATGAATTTCCAAATAAGGAATGGCGAAAGTCTAATTTTGATGAGTCAAAGACCGGGCGCACCATACGAGGACCGGGTCGAGCAAGGAGGCGAGATCATCATCTATGAGGGTCACGATTTGCCTAGAATGGCGGCAGCGCCCGACCCTAAGACCAAGGACCAGCCTGAATTTCAATCAAATGGTAGGCCAACTCAGAACGGCCTGTTTGCGGCGGCGGCAGCTAGGTTTAAAGAGGGGAATGCCAGTGCCCGACGTGTAAGAGTATTCGAGAAGATTCGCGCTGGCATTTGGGTTTACAACGGACTGTTCGAACTGGTCGATTCCTGGCGCGAGGAGGCTGGCAATCGCAGGGTGTTTAAGTTCAAATTGCAGATTGTTGAAGAGTTACCGCTGTCGGCGCAACTGCGCAATCCTTCGCTCGACCACGATCGCGTAATTCCGACGCATGTCAAATTGGAAGTTTGGAAGCGTGATAAAGGTCAGTGTGTGAAATGCGGTAGTTCAGAGAACCTGCATTTCGATCACATTATCCCGTACTCACTGGGTGGTTCATCTAAAGTCTCGAGCAACATTCAGATATTGTGCGCCCAACACAACCTCGAAAAACACGACACTATTGAGTAA
- a CDS encoding tetratricopeptide repeat protein — MAKRSGLWCGVLAACFLAAMFTGCSRDPNVRKQKYLESGNRYYEKGKYREAAIQFENAIQVDARFADAHYKLALTELKLDQVPNAAQEFTRTLEIEPEFYPAHLDLANLFIAYHQLNLAKEHLDLLTQKQPNNPEVYIAVANYDTAKNDMGGALASMQKAIQMDPNRSDSYLNMALLQARGEQWDAAEASYKKAISLDSKSTNNLIALGNFYQLRGRYPEAEQQFKQAIQQAPSDPEPRGSLARLLLAENKFSMAEDLLRQAKKDFPDNSEGYRMLGDFYFANNRLDQAITEYTSLYQEHPKDIAVKKLYVQLLTFKNRLDEARKLNDEILKATPDDVDAQIYKGQIEIRAGKGSTAITTLQGVLKNEPGNSIAHHYLGMAFDQVGNATQAEAEWHEAVRLRPDLGDAHRALAGAAIRRGDVNTLALEADQIISGQPSSPDGYLLRAVADIDRKQFASAEDFIRRSLQKAPDNPAAYVQLGNLRTAQNNTAEAQKSFQQALDLDPNASDALGGVLNAYLIQKQPDRALAAANAQIAKYPNNAGFHIILGRLLFEQKQDSAGAEAEFRRAADLDKNNPEALLSLGMVQGSQGKSDQALATYLEGAKNNPNEIRFSLLAGGIYEHNQEWDKAKQVYQHVLDLQPNQPLASNNLAFVMLQQGGNIDVALAMAQNARRQLPNNPNSADTLGWAYYHKGVYSSAISLFKEAINKDPQNATYNYHLGLAYARNGQAALARQQLDRVLKIKPDYSDVEKLRQALAETKG; from the coding sequence ATGGCAAAACGATCAGGACTTTGGTGTGGGGTGTTGGCTGCTTGTTTCCTGGCGGCGATGTTCACCGGTTGCTCGCGCGATCCGAACGTGCGGAAACAGAAGTACCTCGAGAGCGGCAATCGCTACTACGAAAAAGGCAAATATCGGGAAGCCGCTATCCAGTTCGAGAACGCCATCCAGGTGGATGCCCGCTTCGCAGACGCACACTACAAACTGGCTCTCACGGAACTGAAACTGGATCAGGTTCCCAACGCAGCGCAGGAGTTTACGCGCACTCTTGAGATTGAGCCGGAGTTCTACCCCGCCCATCTCGATCTGGCCAATCTCTTCATCGCCTACCACCAGCTCAACTTGGCGAAAGAACATCTCGACCTGCTCACGCAAAAGCAGCCCAACAATCCTGAGGTCTACATCGCAGTTGCGAACTACGATACCGCCAAGAATGACATGGGCGGCGCGCTCGCTTCGATGCAGAAGGCGATCCAGATGGATCCTAACCGCTCGGATTCCTATCTCAACATGGCTCTGCTGCAGGCACGAGGCGAGCAATGGGATGCCGCCGAAGCGAGCTATAAGAAAGCCATCAGCCTGGACTCGAAGTCCACCAACAACCTGATTGCGCTCGGAAATTTCTACCAGCTACGCGGACGTTACCCCGAAGCGGAGCAGCAGTTCAAGCAGGCGATTCAACAGGCGCCCTCGGATCCGGAACCGCGCGGCTCCCTCGCTCGCCTGCTGCTGGCGGAAAACAAATTCAGCATGGCCGAAGATCTTCTCCGGCAGGCCAAAAAAGATTTTCCTGACAACTCAGAAGGCTATCGGATGCTGGGCGACTTCTATTTCGCCAACAACCGCCTCGACCAGGCGATCACGGAATATACGTCGCTGTATCAAGAGCATCCCAAGGACATCGCGGTCAAGAAGCTCTATGTTCAACTCCTGACGTTCAAGAACCGGCTCGACGAAGCCCGTAAGCTGAACGACGAGATCCTGAAAGCAACACCCGACGATGTCGACGCCCAGATCTATAAGGGCCAGATTGAAATTCGCGCCGGCAAGGGGAGTACCGCGATCACCACGTTGCAAGGCGTTCTGAAGAACGAACCTGGCAACTCCATCGCACACCACTACCTGGGAATGGCTTTCGATCAGGTGGGGAACGCCACTCAGGCGGAAGCAGAATGGCACGAAGCAGTTCGCCTGCGTCCGGATTTGGGTGATGCTCATCGCGCACTCGCCGGTGCGGCGATCCGGCGCGGCGACGTGAACACTCTGGCGCTCGAAGCAGATCAGATTATCAGCGGGCAGCCGAGTTCTCCCGATGGATACCTGTTGCGAGCCGTGGCTGACATCGATCGCAAACAGTTTGCCAGCGCCGAAGACTTCATCAGGCGCTCGCTGCAGAAAGCTCCCGACAACCCCGCCGCGTACGTGCAATTGGGCAACCTGCGGACTGCGCAAAACAATACTGCCGAGGCACAGAAATCTTTCCAGCAGGCGCTCGATCTGGATCCGAATGCTAGCGACGCCTTAGGAGGCGTTCTGAACGCGTACCTCATCCAGAAGCAACCTGACCGGGCTCTGGCCGCAGCCAACGCGCAGATTGCCAAGTATCCCAACAACGCCGGCTTTCACATCATCCTAGGACGACTGTTGTTTGAGCAAAAGCAGGATAGCGCTGGCGCCGAGGCGGAATTCAGGCGCGCGGCAGACCTCGACAAAAACAATCCCGAGGCACTGCTGAGCCTGGGTATGGTGCAGGGTTCACAAGGAAAGAGCGATCAGGCGCTCGCCACGTATCTCGAGGGTGCAAAGAACAATCCCAATGAAATTCGCTTTTCCCTGCTCGCTGGAGGTATCTACGAGCACAATCAGGAGTGGGATAAAGCCAAGCAGGTCTACCAGCACGTCCTTGACCTGCAACCGAACCAGCCGTTGGCGTCGAATAATCTAGCCTTCGTGATGTTGCAGCAGGGCGGGAACATCGACGTCGCCCTGGCGATGGCCCAGAACGCGCGACGCCAGCTTCCCAACAATCCCAACTCCGCCGACACGCTGGGATGGGCGTACTACCACAAAGGCGTGTACAGTTCCGCAATCAGCCTGTTCAAGGAAGCGATCAACAAAGATCCCCAGAACGCGACCTACAACTACCACCTCGGTCTGGCCTACGCGCGCAACGGACAGGCCGCGCTCGCCCGGCAACAACTCGACCGCGTATTGAAGATCAAGCCGGACTATTCGGACGTCGAAAAATTGCGGCAGGCGCTGGCGGAGACCAAAGGGTAG
- the tsaE gene encoding tRNA (adenosine(37)-N6)-threonylcarbamoyltransferase complex ATPase subunit type 1 TsaE, with the protein MTAQTTHTHSAEETIAFGRSLAAKLTAPSLVLLRGDLGAGKTTLVKGIAEGFGAASADDVTSPTFTLVHEYRGERANLYHIDLYRIDTERELETLGLDDLAGPESILLVEWGEKFPRLVGERNVEIALERVGENERRIQITGL; encoded by the coding sequence GTGACCGCCCAGACCACGCACACGCACTCTGCCGAGGAGACAATCGCTTTCGGGCGATCGCTTGCCGCAAAACTGACGGCGCCTTCTCTAGTACTGCTGCGCGGAGATCTTGGCGCGGGCAAGACGACACTCGTGAAGGGAATCGCCGAAGGGTTCGGAGCGGCGAGCGCCGACGATGTCACCAGCCCCACTTTTACCCTGGTCCACGAATACCGCGGCGAGCGAGCGAACCTTTATCACATCGATCTTTACCGGATCGATACCGAACGCGAATTGGAAACGCTGGGCCTCGACGATCTGGCCGGGCCGGAAAGCATCCTGTTGGTGGAGTGGGGAGAGAAGTTTCCGCGCCTGGTCGGTGAACGGAATGTCGAAATTGCGTTGGAGCGAGTCGGGGAAAACGAACGGCGGATCCAGATTACCGGTTTGTAG